A genomic window from Yarrowia lipolytica chromosome 1D, complete sequence includes:
- a CDS encoding uncharacterized protein (Truncated form of YALI0D02629g, similar to uniprot|Q03028 Saccharomyces cerevisiae YPL134c Mitochondrial 2-oxodicarboxylate carrier 1 ODC1) → MYPLDVVKTRMQLQVKGTGEQYSSMVDCLQKIVRNEGFSRLYRGISAPILMEAPKRAVKFAANDEWGKFYRNAFGMPKMTQSLSILTGATAGATESFVVVPFELVKIRLQDKSSKYTGMADVVKTIVRQEGPLALYNGLEATLWRHITWNSGYFGVIFQVRQLLPKATDKRGQMINDLIAGSIGGTAGTVLNTPFDVVKSRIQNTTRVPGVVPKYNWTLPSVFTVFREEGFGALYKGFMPKVLRLGPGGGILLVVFTACMDFFRGIHDGKK, encoded by the coding sequence ATGTACCCCCTGGACGTGGTCAAGACCCGAATGCAGCTCCAGGTCAAGGGCACTGGTGAGCAGTACTCCTCCATGGTCGACTGTCTCCAGAAGATTGTGCGAAACGAGGGCTTCTCGCGACTGTACCGAGGTATTTCCGCCCCCATTCTCATGGAGGCCCCCAAGCGAGCCGTCAAGTTTGCTGCCAACGACGAGTGGGGCAAGTTCTACCGAAACGCCTTTGGCATGCCCAAGATGACCCAGTCGCTGTCGATTCTGACCGGAGCCACCGCCGGAGCCACCGAGTCGTTCGTCGTCGTGCCCTTTGAGCTCGTTAAGATCCGACTCCAGGACAAGTCGTCCAAGTACACCGGCATGGCCGACGTGGTGAAGACCATTGTGCGACAGGAGGGTCCTCTCGCTCTGTACAACGGTCTGGAGGCCACTCTGTGGCGACACATTACCTGGAACTCTGGTTACTTTGGAGTCATTTTCCAGGTGCGACAGCTGCTGCCCAAGGCCACTGACAAGAGAGGCCAGATGATCAACGATCTGATTGCCGGATCTATTGGAGGAACCGCCGGTACCGTGCTCAACACCCCCTTTGATGTGGTCAAGTCCCGAATCCAGAACACCACCCGAGTCCCCGGTGTCGTCCCCAAGTACAACTGGACCCTGCCCTCGGTGTTTACCGTGTTCCGAGAGGAGGGCTTTGGCGCTCTTTACAAGGGATTCATGCCCAAGGTGCTGCGTCTGGgtcctggaggaggtaTTCTGCTGGTGGTGTTTACCGCTTGCATGGATTTCTTCCGAGGAATCCACGACGGTAAGAAATAA